CTTTATTAGAATTAAAGCATAAAAATCTTGATGCTGCAAAACAGTCTTTCTTAGATAATTTGAAGAGATTCTCTATTTATTATAAAGAAAATCCACAAGCAGAACATATGAATTTTGTGTTCGGAAAATTGAATAAAGAAATGTGGGAGCTAATGCATAAGAAACATTTTACTCATCATTTTGAACAGTTTGGATTGATTTAATATTTTAAATTTAACAATAAAAATAATTTAACAGTGTAGCAATTTTTGTTACACTGTTTTTTTATAATCTTTTGTTAAAACACATTCCAGATTTCATGCCTTAATTTTTATTCATTATTTTCAAACTTAAAATCAATTCAAAAAATATTTTATTATGAAAGAAAACTGGATGCAGAAATATGCAGAAGTAAAACATATTCTTACTTGCCCCACAGATTTGGAATCATACTTCACGTTAGAAGAAATTGCAGGTGAAAAAATGGAAGTTATGGAAATAGGAAATGTTTCTTTGCCTTCCGGAAAAGTTGTGGTGAGAGATCCTTTGGTTTTTCTGAATTCAAAACAAAAACCGTATTTTATTGAAACTCCAAAAGGAAATTTTCCGGTAACGATTGCTGTGGTGAAATCTGAAGATTGGGGTGATAGGTACGCTGCTGTAAAAGTTAAATTTACTGATGAAAAGCCAGTTCTTTATCAGGAAGCTTTAATTGGAAATGAAAATTTGGATGGAGTAAAAGAAGATGATTTTTTTGGATTTCATGTTGATGCCGGATTAGGTTGCATTGCAGATGCAGAAGCGCTTCCTGAATTTGATAAATTTATTGCTGATTTGAACGTAGATAATATTTATGACGATTATTTTGCAGAATTGTTTGCTCAGAGCTATAAAGAAAACCCAAACAATCAAAGAAATGCAGGAGATTGGATTAACTGGACGATTCCAAATACAACATTTCAAATTCCCATGTTTGCAAGCGGTTTTGGTGATGGATCTTATCCTGTGTATTTTGCTTACGATGCAAATGGAGAAATCTGTGGCCTATACATTCAGTTCATTGATATCGAATTGGCTTTAAGTGATGATGACGATGAGGAAGGCGAAAATGATCAGCCACAAAATTTTGTTTTTCTGAACTAATGAATGCAACTTTTGCTGATAAAGTCATAGAATTTAATCGGAATTTACAGTATTCCGGAAAGTTACCGAAAGATTTTCAGGTTCTGAATCCGTATTTAGATAATCCTGGAACAATGGTTGTCATGGAAAAGTTTTATCATAAATATTACAACGATTCAAATCAAAGAAAATTTTTAATTGGAATTAACCCGAGTCGTCATGGAGCAGGAGTTACCGGAGTTCCGTTCACCGATACAAAACGTTTGGAAAGTGTCTGCGGAATTAAAATGGAATCTGCTTATACGCATGAAATTTCTTCAGTTTTTATTTATGATATGATTGCTGCTTATGGAGGAGCGGATGAATTTTACAGAGATATTTATATCAATTCTCCATTTCCGTTGGCGATTGTAAGAAAATCAAAAGGAAACTGGATTAATGCGAATTATTACGACGATAATGAACTTTTCAATGATGTAAAAGATTTTATGATTGATTCTTTGAAAAAACACATCAGTTTAAATCTTGATACTTCCGAAGTTTTTATTTTAGGGAAAAAGAATGCCGATTTTATTTCAAAACTAAATCAGGAAGCTCATCTGTTTGAAAAAATGACCGTTTTAGAACATCCGAGATATATTCAGCAGTACAAATCCAAAGAAAAAGATTTGTATATTGATAAGTATATTTTAGCTTTAAAGAACAAATAAATTATTGGTTTAAAAATCCTAAGAATTTTTTTTGAAGTGAACATTGTTCTCTAAGGAATTTATCGCAGAATGGCGCATTCCGTAGGAATGCAATCTGTGTAGAAAAGATAATGATTAGCAATTAGGCGTTCCGTAGGAACGCTATCTAAAAAGTGAAAAATGCCAAACACATACACACAAATTTATATTCAACTTGTCTTTGCCACAAAACGTAGAGACAATAAAATTATAAATTCTGTTCGTGATGAAATTGAAAAATATATTTGTGGTATTTTCAATAATAAAGGGCAAAAAGTTTTGGCTATTTATGCGAATCCGGATCATGTTCACATCTTTTTTAGTTATAAAAATTTACAAATTACTATCTCAGATCTGGTGAAAACCGTCAAACAGAATCAACAAATTTTATCAATGAAAAAAAGCTATGTCTAAATCACTTTGGGTGGCAACAAGGCTATGGTGCATTTTCTTACGCAAAAAGTCAGAAAGAGCAAGTTGTAAATTATATTTTAAACCAAGAATTACATCATAAAAAGAAAACTTTTAAAGAAGAATATATAGAATTTTTAAATGCTTTTGAAATTGAATTTCAGGAACAATATTTGTTTGAATTTTACGATTAGAAATTAGAGATAGCGTTCTTACGGAACGCGCCCTCATCACACCATCCATTGCTACACAGATAGGATTCCTACGGAATCCGCCTTTACAATTTAACCAAATAAAAATAAAAAATATGCCCTGGAATCCTGAAGTTTACAACCAATTTAAAAATATCCGTTATCAACCTTTTTTCGATTTGATGAATTTAATTTCATCTGATAATCTCAAGAAAGCAATCGACATCGGTTGCGGAACGGGTGAACAAACTCATATACTTTCAGAAAAATTTGAAGATGCAGAATTTTTAGGAATTGATTCTTCTGCGGAAATGCTTCAGAAATCTTTAGAATTTAAAAATGAAAATTTAAATTTTAAGCAAAAAACGGTTGAGGAATTATACGATTCAGAAGAAAAATGGGACTTGATTTTTAGCAATGCAGCTTTGCAATGGTCAGATGATCACAAAAAATTATTTTCCAAGCAGCTTTCTTTATTAAGTGAGAAAGGGCAATTTGCTGTTCAAATGCCGATTCAATCAGAGAATATACTTAATCAAATTTTGTTTCAGCTTGCTTCGGAAGAACCTTACAAAACACAACTTCAACATTGGAACAGGGTTTCT
Above is a genomic segment from Chryseobacterium mulctrae containing:
- a CDS encoding DUF4241 domain-containing protein yields the protein MKENWMQKYAEVKHILTCPTDLESYFTLEEIAGEKMEVMEIGNVSLPSGKVVVRDPLVFLNSKQKPYFIETPKGNFPVTIAVVKSEDWGDRYAAVKVKFTDEKPVLYQEALIGNENLDGVKEDDFFGFHVDAGLGCIADAEALPEFDKFIADLNVDNIYDDYFAELFAQSYKENPNNQRNAGDWINWTIPNTTFQIPMFASGFGDGSYPVYFAYDANGEICGLYIQFIDIELALSDDDDEEGENDQPQNFVFLN
- a CDS encoding SMUG2 DNA glycosylase family protein; amino-acid sequence: MNATFADKVIEFNRNLQYSGKLPKDFQVLNPYLDNPGTMVVMEKFYHKYYNDSNQRKFLIGINPSRHGAGVTGVPFTDTKRLESVCGIKMESAYTHEISSVFIYDMIAAYGGADEFYRDIYINSPFPLAIVRKSKGNWINANYYDDNELFNDVKDFMIDSLKKHISLNLDTSEVFILGKKNADFISKLNQEAHLFEKMTVLEHPRYIQQYKSKEKDLYIDKYILALKNK
- a CDS encoding methyltransferase domain-containing protein, which gives rise to MPWNPEVYNQFKNIRYQPFFDLMNLISSDNLKKAIDIGCGTGEQTHILSEKFEDAEFLGIDSSAEMLQKSLEFKNENLNFKQKTVEELYDSEEKWDLIFSNAALQWSDDHKKLFSKQLSLLSEKGQFAVQMPIQSENILNQILFQLASEEPYKTQLQHWNRVSPVLSLDEYAKMMFDAGLKDLNISIKVYPIIADNAEQLFQFISGSALIPYLERLNEENKEKFIIEYKKRIAEKFETFPAIYAFKRMLLYGKK